From the Streptomyces sp. SN-593 genome, the window CGCGGGCGGCGCGGCCTACCTCGCCGACCGCGGCACCTGGGGTGTCACCACGGTCGGCGTGATCGGCCTCGCGGTGTGCGTCGCGGTCCGTACGGCGGCCCGCCGCAAGCCGGTCACGCACGCGAACGTCAACGAGGACGCGGGCGCGGTGGCACCGGCGGAGACGGCGCCGGACACGGCGGCCGCGCCCGCCGGGAGCGCCGCCCCCGCCGCCTCTGCGGCAGCCGGGCCCGCACCGCGGGGAGCTCAGGGGAGCGCCGCACCCGCCGCGCCCTCCGCACCCGCCGTCCCGGCCGTCCAGGTCGTGCCGGTGACCGTCGCCGTCCCGGCGCCCGTGCCGGAACCCGTGTCCGGTACCCGTCCGGGCCCCGGTCCGCTGCACGCTCCCCGGTCCGACGCTCCCTCCGGTCCACCGGTCCCCGCCGTCGCCCCGCACCCTCCCGCCTCCACCGCCACCACGGTCTGAAAGGGCACCCCATGAGCATCGACTGGCACGCGCTCGGCACGGTCCTCGCGGTCACCCTCCTCGCCACGGTCGGCCTGGTGGGCGTCTTCACACTCGGCATCGTCGGGCTGTCCCGGCGCGAGACGGGCGGCGGCGCCGCGCTCCTCACCCGCACCGGCGCGTACGTCTGCTTCGCCGCCTGCGCCGCCGCGGTCGCCTACGGCATCCACCTGATCGCGGGCTAGGCGCCCACGCCGGATCGCCCCGCCCGAGTCCGGATGGGCGGGGCGATCCCCTGCGTGCCGGTCCGTCGCCGATCAGGGGCCCGCCCCGTCGCGGCAAGGGAAGCGCGGGACCCTTCGGCACGCGGGCGATCCCGGCCGACCAGCACCGCAGCGCCTTGATCATCTCCCGTGCTCGTGACGTCGCCTGTAAGGTGCCGGAGAATCGCACGGTTGCGGAGGTCAGAGCGCTTCGCGAGATCCTGTCACTGTCCTCCGAGGGATGAAGGTAGCCACACGATGCAGATCAGCCCTGCGACCGAGGCGGACGCGGAATGCCTGTCGATCCTTCTCGGAGAGATCGAGAAGTACTACGGCGGCGAGCCCGTACCGGTCGATCCGGAGCAGATTCGCCACGCGCTCTTCTCCGACCGGCCGGTCGCGACCGTCCTCGTGGCCCGCGACGGTGACACCGTGCTGGGGCTCGCGTCCTACAGTTTTCTCTGGCCTGCCGCCGGTGCGGACACCTCCCTCTATCTCAAGGAGCTGTACGTACGGCCCGACGCCCGCCACGGGGGCGTCGGCCGCGCACTCATGTCCGAGGTGCGCAACGTCGCCGCCGCATCAGGCTGCTCCAGGATCGAATGGACCGCCGACGCCGACAACCCGTCCGCCCTCGCGTTCTACGAGGCACTCGGAGTCGAACCGAAGGACGGGAAGGTCTTCTACCGGACCACCCGGTAGATTCGTCCGCGCGATGGCCAGGGCTACCCCCTGCATGGCGCCCGGTGGTGATTGTGACTGGCACCAGCCCCCGTTCGCCGAGCACATGAGTGCAGATCGCAGACGTCCTCCCGGTTCCGGCTGTCCACCCGGCGTCGGCGGCCCGTACCGTTGAAGACGGCAGCCTGACAGTTGCGGCCGCCGGCGGAGAGGACGGTACGGCTGTGGACAGACGACAGTTCCTCGGGGTGTTCGCGGTTGCCGCAACGGAACCAGGAGCACTGTCCGGGATCGCCGAAGCGCGACAGAGCATCGACACTGCCCTGACCGGCTCGGACGCGGGGGATCTCGCGTACCTGGAAGGTGCGTTCGAACGCCATCGCGGCGGCTATCGAGGCCGTCCCCCTACCGCCGTCCTCGGACAGATGCGCGACGACGTGGACCTGCTCCGGGATGTTCTCCACCGCCCGCACCCGGCAACCACCCGCACGCAACTCGCCCGTACGGCCGCCGGAATCACCGGCTTGGTGGCGATCATTCAGCATGACCGCGGGGATCAGCGCGAAGCTCATCGCTGGTTCGCCACCGCCGAGCGGGCCGCCAGCGAGTCCGGCGACCGTCACATGCTCGCCTGGACCCTCGCACGCCACGCGATGGTGCCGCTCAACTACGGAGCTCCGGAAGCAGCCGCCGCCCTGGCGATCCAGGCTCGCGTGGCAGCCGGGCGAACCCCCTCCGCATCGGCGGCGCTCGCCGCCGCCGTGAGCGCCCGGGCACTTGCCGCGAACGGTGACCGCCAGGGGGCCCTGCGCGGAGTGGCCGACGCTCGTACCATCGCTGGGCGGCTGGACGGGTCCCAGGCCGCCGACAGCTGGTTCGGTTACCCGCCGCAGAAGCACCACGTCCACCTCTCCCAGGCGTTCACCCTGCTGGGCAGCACGAAGGACGCCTACGCCGAACAGGACGCCGCCGTCGCCCTCACACGGACGCCCTCCGTGATGACCCGAGCCCTGTTGGACATCGACAAGGCGACGTGTCTCAGCGTCGAGGGAGACACGGCGCATGCCGCCGAAGAGGCCGCCGGAGTATGGGAGGCACTGCCACCTGCGTACCGCGGTGGACTCATCCAGGAACGGACGGTGGCCCTCTGCGACACGATCTCCGACACGGCCCCGGACCTGGCCCGACAACTGCGGGTGACCTTCGTCTAGGGCCTCTGGGCGGCTGCGGTCCCGACGCTCGTCGGCCGACCGGTCCGACGACACCATGGCCCGGACGACGACGGTACCGCCGGCAACCCGCCGCCCGCAGGGGGGCGATGACGCCGGAGACCGGCCACCCTGGGGGTGGCGGGGCAAAGCCGCAGGCAGGCGTGGTTGACGGGGTTTCCACGGGCGTGGTGAACTGCCGGGAGCCATACGGCGGCAGGAGAGGAAGTCGGTGCGAATCCGACGCGGTCCCGCCACTGTCACCGGGGAGTGCACTCCCGACCCTGTTGGTCACGGCCGGCCCCGCCGGCTGGAAGGCCCGGGAGTGCGTGGATCCGGGAGCCAGGAGACTCTCACCGCCGGTCACGTCGAGCCAGGGCGCGGACCCTGAGTGAGGACCTCGCGATGCCCCGCACGCACGCGGCAGCCGCCCCTTCGGGCGCCGAGCCCCGGATATCCCGGACATGAGCCGTGCCGACCGCGCCTTCGCCTACGGCGCCGCACTCGGCTTCCTCGGCGACCTCCTGATCGGCGATCCGCGCCGCGGCCACCCGGTGGCCGGCTTCGGGCGGGCCGCGGGAGCCCTGGAGAAGCTGATGTGGCGCGACCACCGCGGCACCGGTGCGGCGTACGCCGCCCTGTGCGTGGGCGGCTCGGCCACCGCGGCCGCCCTCGCCGAGCGCGCCGCCCGGGACCGCCCGGTGCTGCGCGCCGCGCTGACCGCCGCGGCCACCTGGTCCGTGCTCGGCGGCACCTCGCTGGCCCGGGAGGCCCGCGCCATCGGCGCGGCGCTGGAGGCCGGCGACCTGGCCGCGGCCCGGGCCCGGCTGCCGCACCTGTGCGGGCGGGACCCGGCCGCGCTGGACGCCGACGCGCTCGCCCGCGCCGTGGTCGAGTCGGTCGCCGAGAACACCTCGGACGCGGTCGTCGGCGCGCTCGTGTGGGGCGGGCTGGCCGGGGTGCCCGGGCTGGTCGGCTTCCGCGCCGCCAACACCCTGGACGCCATGGTCGGCCACCGCTCCCCCCGCCACCTGCGGTTCGGGTGGGCCGCCGCCCGGCTGGACGACGCGGTCGGCTACCCCGGGGCCCGGTTGACCGCCGCGCTCACCG encodes:
- a CDS encoding GNAT family N-acetyltransferase yields the protein MQISPATEADAECLSILLGEIEKYYGGEPVPVDPEQIRHALFSDRPVATVLVARDGDTVLGLASYSFLWPAAGADTSLYLKELYVRPDARHGGVGRALMSEVRNVAAASGCSRIEWTADADNPSALAFYEALGVEPKDGKVFYRTTR
- a CDS encoding transcriptional regulator, coding for MDRRQFLGVFAVAATEPGALSGIAEARQSIDTALTGSDAGDLAYLEGAFERHRGGYRGRPPTAVLGQMRDDVDLLRDVLHRPHPATTRTQLARTAAGITGLVAIIQHDRGDQREAHRWFATAERAASESGDRHMLAWTLARHAMVPLNYGAPEAAAALAIQARVAAGRTPSASAALAAAVSARALAANGDRQGALRGVADARTIAGRLDGSQAADSWFGYPPQKHHVHLSQAFTLLGSTKDAYAEQDAAVALTRTPSVMTRALLDIDKATCLSVEGDTAHAAEEAAGVWEALPPAYRGGLIQERTVALCDTISDTAPDLARQLRVTFV